TAATGACATGATTAGCTAGGGTATAATTAAAAATTCATCTGTATAATCACTCAAAACGGTTAAAAAAAATAATTTTTTCACCTTATTATTATCAAATTCGTGAATATCTTGGAAAGTACCATAGCAGAACGGTGCAAGGAATGGAGAGGGTGTTATGAAGTTTCGCATGACTAGCGTGTTTCTAGCGGGCGTGTTAATTGCAGGTTGTGCAAGTAATATCGACCCAGATACGCATGAACGTTCAGACCCATTAGAGGGTTTTAACCGGGCAATGTTTAATTTCAACTACAATGTTTTAGACCCTTATGTCCTAAGACCGGTTGCTGTTGCTTGGAATGATTATGTTCCTATGCCTGCGCGTAATGGCTTATCCAACTTCTTTGTTAACCTTGAAGAACCTGCAAGTATGCTGAACAGTTTCTTGCGTGGCGAAGTGACTCAAGGATTTAAGCATTTTAATCGTTTCTTCCTCAATACAGTCTTTGGCATGGGGGGCTTGATTGATGTGGCAACAATGGCTAACCCACAGCTAGCGAAAGATGATCCTAAACGTTTTGGTAATACGCTTGGTTATTATGATGTCGGTTATGGCCCATATGTTGTTTTACCCGGATATGGGAGTGCGACACCACGTGAGGAAGGTGGGGATTTAGCGGATGGTTTATACCCAATGTTGAGTTACCTGACATTCTGGATGTCTGCCGGTAAATGGGCACTTGAAGGGATAGAAACAAGGGCTCGTCTGCTGGATTCCGATGGTTTACTTAAAAACTCGTCAGACCCATACCTGATGATGCGTGAAGCTTACTTCCAACGGAATGATTTCTTATCAAATGGCGGCGTATTGAAAGCAACTGAAAACCCAAATGCGGCGGCGATTGAAGGGGATCTTGATTCGATTGATTAATTTAGTGAATTGAATCAGGAAGGTTTATCACTCTCTTGTCTGTATTAAAACGTGAGAGTGATAAATTCACAGCTAGTCATTGTCTCGCTTTCCTCGTTGGGTAATGGTGTCAATCAAGGCTATTACCCCTAACACCCCAATAAATCCGACTGTAAATAATGTTCCCATAAAACCCCCTACGTTTTTGTCATTGTGGCCTCTTTTGTACTTTTACTGCGAATGTATCGCATTAATAATACAGTTTGATGAATGGATACGTATTTTTTGTGTATCTGTATTCTAAAATACATGTATAGATTGTGCTTGCAAATAAGAACATTCAGAGAAAGAAATGTAATCTAATGAAATATAAAAGGAATTATCTTAAAAAAGCGTATAAGGCTAAATTTATAATGTAAAGAGAGTTGTTGCCATGCAAATTATTTAGTTAACAATTAATTTACATATATGAGTGGTAAGGTGTCAAGATAAATTTATGATAGGAATGTTTTTTTGAATAGTGGGATAGTAGGGCTATCAGGGAGTTGCCTCCCCGATAGTTAAGCATTCGATTGATTAGAATGCGTAGTTAAAGTTCACACCATATAACCAAGCGGAGCCTTCAGATTTGAAATTATAAACCGGTGAATTTGCTTGGCCTTCAATTAATTTTTCACTGATATTCACTTTTTTACCGTGCATATAAGAAATACCAACATCAACAGACGCGTTTTCATTAAATGCATAGGTCGTACCCGCACTTAACCAGTAACGGTCTTGGTCAGGAATCGAAATTGAGCGGTATTCAGAACGAACTGGACTTTCATCATAGGCAATACCAGTGCGGAACGTCCAGTTATCATCATAGAAATAGGTCGTACCGAGGGCTAAACGCCATGCATCTTTAAAATGTTCTGGCTTGTGGAATAGAGGGTCACTGCTTCCATGTTTACGGTAAGCGGTTAACTCTTTAAACTCGCTCCATCCCGTATAAGAGACGCTATAGTGCATTGCCCATTTTGGTGCGACTTTGTGATAACCTGAAAATTCCCAGATATCAGGTAAATTGAGGTCGAGCTTACCATCAATTTTTTCACCGCCAGTTCCATTTAATGCTGCAATTGATTTTGGTATGTCGTTGGAATACTTACCATCTTCAAATTTGACTTTAACTTTTGAACGGTAGCTTAAGCTTAAACGGTTATCGTCATTAATTTCATATAAAATACCTGCATTCCAGCCATAACCCCAGTCATCACCTGTTAATTTAGCCATCGTGGTATTTGCCGGGAAAGCGGGAAGCTTTCCTCCGCTAATTATTGGTGCTAATGCACCTAGATCGCCAGCATGGCGAGTAATTTCTGCATCGGCATAAACAGCATTAACGCCTAAGCCAAAACTAAAGTTGTTATTAACTCGGTATGCGCCGCTTAAATTTAAGTTAACAGTTTTTAAATCGGTTTTTCCGCCAATAGGGCCCGCTGCGTAATTTTTATTAAAATCTGTCGCTAAGCCGAAGTTTGTTGTCATTGACGTACCAACGGCCCATTTATCATTAATTGGGAAAATAAAGTGGGCATTAGGTACAACCGCACTTGGTGCAATATCATTTGCAGTTGTATTACTATGAAGCGGAGAACCACCTTTACCTTTAATATCAACCGTCGGGTCAATATACACCGCACCCACAGACAGAGATGGTCGGTCAAATAGCATCATCGCAGCAGGGTTACGGCTACCTTCACTTGCGTTGTCGCCCATCGCACCAGCACCCGAAAATGCGCGTCCCAGTGCGGATGTAGAATATTCATTTAGTAAGAAACCCGCCGCGCCGGTGTTAGAAGATACAATTGCCACTGCTATTGCTAAAGCTGATTTCGAAAACAGGTTTTTCTGGCTCATGACCAAAACCCTCTTATGTTTTATTTTAAATAAAGCGACTTCTATCGCAAGAAGCGCAGAATTGTAGGGTCCATTGCCGTCATGACAAATCAGACCAGTTACTAGAGTATAGGTCTGACCACCTGATATGTTGCAAGCTTGTTTTG
The window above is part of the Providencia sp. R33 genome. Proteins encoded here:
- the mlaA gene encoding phospholipid-binding lipoprotein MlaA, which gives rise to MKFRMTSVFLAGVLIAGCASNIDPDTHERSDPLEGFNRAMFNFNYNVLDPYVLRPVAVAWNDYVPMPARNGLSNFFVNLEEPASMLNSFLRGEVTQGFKHFNRFFLNTVFGMGGLIDVATMANPQLAKDDPKRFGNTLGYYDVGYGPYVVLPGYGSATPREEGGDLADGLYPMLSYLTFWMSAGKWALEGIETRARLLDSDGLLKNSSDPYLMMREAYFQRNDFLSNGGVLKATENPNAAAIEGDLDSID
- the fadL gene encoding long-chain fatty acid transporter FadL, which produces MSQKNLFSKSALAIAVAIVSSNTGAAGFLLNEYSTSALGRAFSGAGAMGDNASEGSRNPAAMMLFDRPSLSVGAVYIDPTVDIKGKGGSPLHSNTTANDIAPSAVVPNAHFIFPINDKWAVGTSMTTNFGLATDFNKNYAAGPIGGKTDLKTVNLNLSGAYRVNNNFSFGLGVNAVYADAEITRHAGDLGALAPIISGGKLPAFPANTTMAKLTGDDWGYGWNAGILYEINDDNRLSLSYRSKVKVKFEDGKYSNDIPKSIAALNGTGGEKIDGKLDLNLPDIWEFSGYHKVAPKWAMHYSVSYTGWSEFKELTAYRKHGSSDPLFHKPEHFKDAWRLALGTTYFYDDNWTFRTGIAYDESPVRSEYRSISIPDQDRYWLSAGTTYAFNENASVDVGISYMHGKKVNISEKLIEGQANSPVYNFKSEGSAWLYGVNFNYAF